In the genome of Halococcus sediminicola, one region contains:
- a CDS encoding FAD-dependent oxidoreductase, protein MDRGTDVLVVGGGATGVGVARDLAMRGIDVTLCERGGLGSGTTGRSHGVLHSGARYAESDAEGARECIAENRIVKRIAGACVRDSGGYFIALEADNPDYFEAKLNGCRELGIPAETMSGTAAREAVPALAEDVERVIRVPDAVVYPSRLVAATAESARQHGARVLPNAPVTDLHTENGRVVSAAIDHNGGEMIRAEHVVNAAGAWAGRLAEKAGIELSMQPTKGVMVAVEDIAVKPVLNRCRSPADGDLVVPHEDEVVLGTTSVAVDDPDEYPTETEAVDRMVAECAAMVPDLADREPNRSYWGVRPLYAPDETDRDGARSISRGFFLLDHADDGVAGISSIVGGKLTTHRRMAEAVADHVCETLGVDGTCRTADEPLPGYDDSAKLDDLVGEFVTDSPADSDLRA, encoded by the coding sequence ATGGATCGGGGGACCGACGTGCTCGTCGTTGGCGGCGGCGCGACTGGAGTCGGCGTCGCGCGCGACCTCGCAATGCGAGGCATTGACGTCACGCTCTGCGAACGCGGCGGGCTGGGATCGGGAACGACGGGGCGCTCGCACGGCGTGCTCCATAGTGGCGCGCGCTACGCCGAATCCGACGCTGAGGGCGCACGCGAATGCATCGCGGAGAACCGGATCGTGAAGAGGATCGCCGGCGCGTGCGTTCGGGATTCGGGCGGCTATTTCATCGCACTCGAAGCCGACAACCCCGACTACTTCGAGGCGAAGCTCAATGGCTGTCGCGAGCTGGGCATCCCTGCCGAGACGATGTCGGGAACGGCGGCGCGTGAGGCGGTCCCAGCACTCGCCGAGGATGTCGAACGGGTCATCCGAGTGCCCGATGCCGTGGTCTACCCATCACGGCTCGTCGCGGCCACGGCCGAGAGCGCCCGACAGCACGGCGCACGGGTCCTGCCGAACGCGCCCGTCACCGACCTCCATACCGAGAACGGGCGGGTCGTCAGTGCGGCGATCGACCACAACGGTGGTGAAATGATCCGTGCTGAACACGTTGTCAACGCGGCGGGTGCGTGGGCGGGCCGGCTTGCCGAAAAGGCCGGCATCGAGCTCTCGATGCAGCCCACGAAAGGCGTGATGGTCGCAGTCGAGGATATCGCTGTGAAACCCGTCCTGAATCGATGCCGGTCCCCTGCCGACGGTGATCTCGTGGTCCCCCACGAGGACGAGGTGGTCCTTGGCACCACGAGCGTCGCGGTCGACGACCCTGACGAATACCCCACGGAGACCGAGGCGGTCGACCGAATGGTTGCCGAGTGTGCCGCGATGGTGCCGGACCTCGCCGACCGGGAGCCCAACCGGAGCTACTGGGGCGTCAGACCGCTCTACGCACCTGACGAGACCGACCGTGACGGCGCGCGCTCGATCTCGCGGGGCTTTTTCCTGCTCGACCACGCGGACGACGGCGTTGCGGGCATTTCGAGCATCGTCGGCGGGAAGCTCACCACCCACCGTCGGATGGCCGAGGCCGTCGCCGACCATGTGTGTGAGACGCTCGGCGTAGACGGGACGTGTCGAACTGCCGACGAACCGCTCCCCGGTTATGACGATTCCGCCAAACTCGACGATCTCGTCGGTGAGTTCGTGACGGATTCGCCCGCTGACAGCGACCTTCGGGCCTGA
- a CDS encoding RNA-guided endonuclease TnpB family protein encodes MSGTTKTLELKLVSPNAHKRRKLRETTDAYRSALHAAFDAGCTTQSAANDVVVEYDLSGYAKNALKKYVPQLYGGSYHADELHDEHPVRFTNEGVKLDHKPQNAVEWYVKVPHHDDYHLWIPAQPNPEQRSWVEAVFAGDANMGECRLFERDGEWYLHMVATKEVEQRSDSVSDETPIGVDIGESALLTVCHRDERGTPTAPTLWNNEGKEVRRLRKTYFTATQRLQERGSERIANSYGDSLWRQIDHTLHSVTDAVVEHAASVENPVLVLEDLTYIRESMDYGSHMNRRLHGWGFAKMHAQLCYKAAERGIPVETVNPAYTSKTCHICGETGYRPRQAEFRCTNDECWISEYQADVNAALNIADRYSSGESRSREHTDGDDSAGDGARLTAPQDSQADGEAHQQTLGTYAS; translated from the coding sequence ATGAGCGGGACCACGAAGACGCTGGAACTAAAACTCGTCTCGCCGAACGCCCACAAGCGGCGAAAACTCCGTGAGACGACCGACGCCTACCGCTCGGCACTCCATGCCGCGTTCGACGCTGGTTGTACGACTCAATCGGCGGCGAACGATGTGGTAGTCGAGTACGACCTCTCGGGCTACGCGAAGAACGCGCTCAAGAAGTACGTCCCGCAACTCTATGGCGGGAGCTATCACGCCGACGAGCTTCACGACGAGCATCCCGTTCGGTTCACGAATGAGGGCGTGAAGTTGGACCACAAACCACAGAACGCCGTTGAGTGGTACGTGAAAGTCCCGCACCACGACGACTATCACCTCTGGATACCCGCGCAACCGAACCCCGAACAGCGGTCGTGGGTCGAAGCGGTGTTCGCGGGAGATGCCAATATGGGCGAGTGTCGTTTGTTCGAGCGCGACGGCGAGTGGTATCTCCACATGGTAGCTACGAAAGAGGTCGAACAACGGTCAGATTCGGTGTCCGACGAGACGCCGATTGGCGTGGACATCGGGGAATCTGCCTTGCTCACGGTGTGTCACCGTGACGAGCGCGGCACCCCGACCGCACCAACACTCTGGAACAACGAGGGCAAAGAAGTCCGACGCCTTCGGAAGACGTATTTCACCGCCACGCAGCGGCTTCAGGAACGAGGGAGCGAGCGCATTGCCAACTCCTACGGTGACTCGCTTTGGCGGCAGATAGACCACACCCTCCATTCGGTGACGGATGCTGTGGTTGAGCACGCCGCGTCAGTTGAGAATCCCGTTCTCGTGCTCGAAGATCTCACGTACATCCGTGAGAGCATGGACTACGGTTCGCACATGAATCGTCGTCTCCACGGATGGGGCTTTGCGAAGATGCACGCGCAACTGTGCTACAAAGCCGCCGAACGCGGTATCCCTGTCGAGACGGTGAACCCCGCGTACACATCCAAGACGTGCCATATCTGTGGCGAGACGGGATACCGACCGCGACAGGCGGAGTTCCGGTGTACGAACGACGAGTGTTGGATTTCGGAGTATCAAGCGGACGTGAACGCCGCGCTGAACATAGCAGACCGCTACTCCAGCGGAGAGAGCCGTTCAAGAGAACACACGGACGGCGATGACTCGGCTGGAGATGGGGCGCGTTTGACCGCGCCACAAGATAGCCAAGCCGATGGTGAAGCCCACCAACAGACGCTTGGAACGTATGCGTCTTGA
- the tbsP gene encoding transcriptional regulator TbsP: MTINSNQMGTSVGENLRTILVEESGEIIAVGFDRDSTREFVEILAESDEPPKARLLVEEDVLKWVRDDFVLASTAADLLEADTLEIRAATDQLDGALVVTEETVISLLTSDEHSAALVTDDEEFVAAARKHWNDLWESGEEFDLRTPAYTRVLESLGEKFGSGMETDFRTALEPVESMENGGLDEVGLSLLVAAKHEQLLYDISRWGEDAGVASKATFSRTKTHLEEQGLLETEKVPIEVGRPRLRLLLGDERLREADAEELASVAHELLATAPA; the protein is encoded by the coding sequence ATGACAATCAACTCGAACCAGATGGGAACATCGGTTGGCGAGAACCTTCGGACAATCCTTGTCGAGGAAAGCGGAGAGATCATCGCTGTCGGTTTCGATAGGGATTCGACACGCGAGTTCGTCGAGATACTCGCCGAGAGCGACGAGCCGCCGAAAGCGCGCCTGCTCGTCGAAGAAGACGTGCTGAAATGGGTCCGCGATGATTTCGTATTGGCGAGCACGGCAGCGGATCTGCTTGAAGCGGACACCTTGGAAATACGGGCAGCCACCGATCAGTTAGATGGCGCGTTGGTGGTGACTGAGGAGACGGTCATCTCGCTGCTCACATCGGACGAGCACAGCGCCGCGCTGGTGACTGACGACGAGGAGTTCGTCGCGGCGGCTCGTAAGCATTGGAACGACCTCTGGGAGAGTGGAGAAGAGTTCGATCTACGGACGCCGGCGTACACGCGCGTGCTGGAATCGCTCGGTGAGAAATTCGGCTCGGGGATGGAGACGGACTTTCGGACAGCTCTGGAACCGGTCGAGAGCATGGAGAACGGCGGACTGGATGAAGTAGGGTTGAGCCTGCTGGTGGCAGCCAAACACGAACAGCTGCTGTACGATATCTCGCGATGGGGTGAGGATGCAGGCGTTGCGAGTAAGGCGACGTTCTCACGGACGAAGACCCACCTCGAAGAGCAGGGATTACTCGAGACGGAGAAAGTACCTATCGAGGTCGGGCGTCCGCGCTTGCGTCTACTGCTGGGCGATGAGCGCCTGCGCGAGGCGGATGCTGAGGAGTTAGCAAGCGTCGCTCACGAACTGCTTGCGACGGCTCCGGCGTAG
- the tnpA gene encoding IS200/IS605 family transposase encodes MPRGYSRERTSIHNLHYHFIWCPKYRKAVLTDDVHDRLEALIHDKADELGVDIISLSIQPDHVHLFIEGDPTLAPNKIIQQVKGYSSRVLRDEFGSMGLPSMWTRSYFVSSAGAVSDEIIEEYIEAQTGQ; translated from the coding sequence ATGCCTCGCGGGTACAGCAGGGAACGGACCTCAATCCACAACCTGCACTACCACTTCATCTGGTGTCCGAAGTACCGCAAGGCAGTGCTCACCGATGACGTTCACGACCGTCTCGAAGCCCTCATTCACGACAAGGCGGACGAACTCGGCGTGGACATCATCAGTTTGTCCATCCAGCCCGACCACGTTCACCTGTTCATCGAGGGCGACCCGACGCTCGCGCCGAACAAAATCATCCAGCAGGTCAAGGGCTACTCGTCACGGGTTCTCCGCGACGAGTTCGGCAGCATGGGCCTGCCGTCGATGTGGACACGGAGCTATTTCGTGTCCTCTGCCGGTGCAGTGTCGGATGAAATCATCGAGGAGTACATCGAGGCGCAAACAGGCCAATGA
- a CDS encoding ABC transporter permease, which produces MAYEQRLQQAASLLSILAIWALGTMVVDIIPSLPSPVEVAVAFAGAAASISFWEEVTRSTFRVYLSFIVAAVVAIPLGLLIGRSETISDLTFPALEVLRPIPPIAWYPALTIILFTPANIVRFIIFLAAFFPILLNTVEGVRGVEEEYPQAARSLGASPPQTMRHVILPGALPSIYTGLVNAMGLAWVSLVAAELLSSSGLGYFIWNAFTAGAYSNIIVGMIAVGVLGYGSSALLRRLGTRRIAWLQTAEGQ; this is translated from the coding sequence ATGGCGTACGAACAACGCCTCCAACAGGCGGCGTCGCTGCTTTCCATACTAGCCATCTGGGCGCTCGGAACGATGGTCGTGGACATCATCCCGAGCCTCCCTTCACCCGTTGAGGTGGCGGTCGCGTTCGCCGGTGCAGCCGCCAGCATTTCCTTCTGGGAGGAAGTCACCCGCAGCACGTTCCGGGTGTATCTTTCCTTCATCGTCGCGGCGGTCGTCGCGATCCCGCTGGGACTGCTCATCGGGCGCAGCGAGACCATCTCCGACCTGACGTTTCCGGCGCTCGAAGTGCTTCGGCCGATTCCACCGATTGCGTGGTATCCAGCGCTGACGATCATCCTGTTCACGCCCGCGAACATCGTCCGGTTCATCATCTTTTTAGCGGCCTTTTTCCCGATCTTGCTCAATACCGTCGAGGGCGTTCGTGGTGTTGAGGAGGAGTACCCGCAGGCGGCGCGCTCGCTCGGGGCCTCGCCGCCCCAGACGATGCGTCACGTCATCCTGCCCGGTGCGCTGCCGTCGATATACACGGGACTTGTGAACGCGATGGGGCTGGCATGGGTGAGCCTCGTTGCTGCGGAGTTGCTGTCGAGCAGCGGTCTCGGCTACTTCATCTGGAACGCCTTCACCGCGGGCGCGTACTCGAACATCATCGTCGGGATGATAGCGGTCGGCGTGCTGGGGTATGGCTCCTCAGCGCTACTGCGCCGGCTCGGTACCCGCCGGATAGCGTGGCTTCAAACCGCCGAAGGGCAGTAA
- a CDS encoding helix-turn-helix domain-containing protein, with translation MTQTDTRNNENERAQFETSLVAEFVIDRPSYVAILDELPNTQLIVEGMTACDSETVLITFWANGPDLATLERGLENEPSIQTIEVLSGTDADQKLYQVRLSGAATTYWGWINLGGVLLGCTLDYEGKWIRMRFPNRDALVACRDYCADHGYSFALNSLQPTSSGVDSKPTGLTVAQDELLTAATNEGYFNVPRNTTMDNLADSFNISNQAASERLRRGISNILANRPPRSAERLLSQRPNE, from the coding sequence ATGACTCAGACAGACACGAGAAACAACGAAAACGAGCGCGCACAATTCGAAACGAGCCTCGTCGCCGAATTCGTCATCGACCGGCCGAGCTATGTGGCCATCCTCGATGAGCTACCCAACACACAGCTGATCGTCGAAGGAATGACTGCCTGTGATAGCGAGACCGTCCTGATCACGTTCTGGGCGAATGGCCCCGATCTCGCAACGCTCGAACGGGGCCTCGAAAACGAACCATCGATTCAGACCATCGAAGTGCTGAGCGGCACGGACGCTGACCAGAAACTGTACCAAGTACGGCTCTCGGGTGCGGCGACAACCTACTGGGGGTGGATCAACCTCGGCGGCGTGTTGCTCGGCTGTACGCTTGACTACGAGGGAAAGTGGATACGCATGCGCTTTCCCAACCGGGATGCGCTCGTGGCCTGTCGTGACTACTGTGCAGATCACGGCTACTCGTTTGCCCTCAACAGCCTGCAGCCGACGTCTTCTGGTGTTGATAGCAAACCAACCGGACTGACCGTTGCACAAGACGAGCTACTCACGGCGGCTACCAATGAGGGCTATTTTAACGTTCCCCGTAACACGACGATGGACAATCTCGCCGATTCATTCAATATTTCGAATCAAGCCGCCTCCGAACGCCTGCGGCGAGGAATCTCGAACATCCTCGCAAACAGACCACCTCGGTCGGCCGAGCGATTGCTGAGTCAACGACCCAACGAATAA
- a CDS encoding ABC transporter permease, which translates to MSTSPINERLVKGFAKRLPSPLRGARKLVSLVGFIAIWWLFYQFGVLNFEHFVSPTTTIVEFVGALTGQPLTEGGDTIYLHAVYSGARVAVGVVVAALLAIPLGLVIGTSDRWENLLYPALEAFRPIPPISWLPVAIIVFPALAVGAVSVPLPALFVVFIGAFFPIFTNTLEGARTIEIEYTQAARSLGASSGDIFRHVILPATLPSIITGLSLGVGLGWITVVAAELLTGGPGLGYIIIQGSRLLQNQIVVIGMLAVGALGYASSAFVEALGRWLTPWSVE; encoded by the coding sequence ATGAGCACCAGTCCGATAAACGAGCGCCTCGTCAAAGGGTTTGCCAAGAGGCTTCCATCACCGCTCCGTGGTGCTCGCAAACTCGTCTCGCTCGTCGGTTTCATCGCGATCTGGTGGCTGTTCTACCAGTTCGGCGTACTCAACTTCGAGCACTTCGTCAGCCCCACGACCACTATCGTCGAATTCGTCGGCGCGCTCACCGGCCAACCGCTAACCGAGGGCGGCGACACCATCTACCTGCATGCGGTCTACTCGGGCGCGCGGGTCGCGGTCGGCGTCGTGGTCGCGGCGCTGCTCGCCATCCCACTCGGTCTCGTTATCGGGACGAGCGATCGCTGGGAAAACTTGCTCTATCCGGCACTCGAAGCGTTTCGTCCGATTCCACCCATCTCGTGGCTGCCCGTCGCCATCATCGTCTTTCCGGCGCTCGCGGTGGGGGCAGTATCGGTGCCGCTGCCCGCACTGTTCGTGGTGTTCATCGGGGCCTTCTTCCCCATCTTCACGAACACCCTCGAGGGCGCACGCACCATCGAGATCGAGTACACGCAAGCCGCGCGCTCGCTCGGGGCCTCCTCGGGGGACATCTTCCGACACGTGATCTTGCCGGCAACCTTGCCCTCGATCATCACCGGGCTCTCGCTGGGTGTCGGTCTCGGCTGGATTACCGTCGTCGCCGCTGAGCTGCTGACCGGTGGACCGGGATTGGGCTACATCATCATCCAGGGTTCGCGACTGCTACAGAATCAAATCGTCGTCATCGGGATGCTCGCCGTCGGTGCGCTCGGATACGCCTCTTCGGCGTTCGTCGAGGCACTCGGCCGGTGGCTAACGCCATGGTCGGTGGAGTAA
- the tnpA gene encoding IS200/IS605 family transposase — protein MVKSTRHVVYELYYHIVFIPKYRESRLTGETPQRLDSIFAEICDEKGIELIESEIRSDHVHLFVGSPPKNAPSLLVNWLKGISARWYNQRFEDRIKWTRSYYVGSSGSVLKETIEQYIQEQSE, from the coding sequence ATGGTAAAGAGCACTCGTCACGTGGTTTACGAACTCTATTACCACATAGTGTTCATCCCGAAATACCGGGAGTCGCGTCTGACGGGAGAGACGCCACAGCGTCTTGACTCCATCTTCGCCGAGATTTGCGACGAGAAAGGCATCGAACTCATCGAGTCCGAGATTCGCTCCGACCACGTTCACCTGTTCGTCGGCAGCCCGCCGAAGAACGCGCCGTCACTGTTGGTGAACTGGCTCAAAGGCATCTCGGCGCGCTGGTACAACCAGCGTTTCGAGGACCGAATCAAGTGGACGCGCTCGTACTATGTCGGCAGTTCCGGCAGTGTCCTGAAAGAAACCATCGAGCAGTACATTCAGGAGCAGAGCGAATAG
- a CDS encoding IS200/IS605 family transposase produces the protein MQRVNTFDVVPQTDADEELLRRLLDASASLWNEVNYERRRNREDPDGDVFDTSEYRGRYGDVLGASTVQQIERKNAEAWRSYFALKKKGEYARPPGFWGNRDEGRELRTYIRNTSYSIQWGERSRLDILVGSNLKEEYGLGAQERLRLEIRGKPKWSGKQGRLELYHDESSGRFRAIQPVRDCSPQGSPLADETAALDIGANNLVACTTTTGKQYLYEGRDLFGRFAETTERIAEYQSLLDEDRYSSNRIRRLYRKRTKRRNHAQDALVRDLIERLHGEGVSKVYVGALTDVLETSWSITANQKTHNFWAFRQFVKRLACVCEEFGMELEADGEEWTSQECPHCGERDETVRHKDTLTCPCGFDGHADLTASRTFLHRQLDDSQVGLMAQPVRLKWNDHEWSESPYSCSNEVRANPQVAFVAESA, from the coding sequence ATGCAGCGCGTCAATACCTTCGACGTGGTTCCACAGACCGACGCCGACGAAGAACTGCTTCGTCGGCTGTTGGACGCTTCGGCGTCTCTGTGGAACGAAGTCAATTACGAGCGCCGCCGGAACCGCGAAGACCCCGACGGGGACGTGTTCGACACGTCCGAGTACCGTGGCCGGTACGGAGACGTTCTCGGCGCTTCGACCGTACAGCAAATCGAACGGAAGAACGCCGAAGCGTGGCGATCGTACTTCGCGCTCAAGAAGAAGGGCGAGTACGCTCGCCCGCCCGGATTTTGGGGCAACCGCGACGAAGGACGCGAACTTCGGACGTACATCCGCAACACGTCGTACTCGATTCAGTGGGGCGAACGGTCCCGTCTCGACATCCTCGTGGGTTCGAACCTAAAAGAAGAATACGGTCTCGGCGCTCAAGAGCGCCTTCGACTAGAGATACGCGGAAAACCGAAGTGGTCCGGCAAACAAGGCCGGCTAGAACTGTACCACGACGAGAGTTCCGGCAGATTCAGGGCCATTCAGCCTGTACGCGACTGTTCTCCACAGGGATCACCACTGGCCGACGAGACGGCCGCTCTGGATATTGGCGCGAACAATCTCGTTGCCTGTACGACCACGACCGGGAAACAGTATCTGTACGAAGGACGCGACCTGTTCGGACGTTTCGCAGAAACGACCGAACGAATCGCCGAGTATCAATCGCTGCTGGACGAAGACAGGTACAGCAGCAACCGGATTCGTCGGCTGTATCGAAAGCGAACGAAGCGTCGGAATCACGCACAGGACGCACTCGTCCGCGACCTCATCGAACGGTTGCACGGCGAAGGCGTCTCGAAAGTGTACGTCGGTGCGCTCACCGACGTACTCGAAACGTCGTGGTCGATCACGGCGAACCAGAAGACGCACAACTTCTGGGCATTCCGGCAGTTCGTGAAGCGTCTCGCGTGCGTTTGCGAGGAGTTCGGGATGGAACTCGAAGCCGACGGCGAAGAATGGACTTCGCAGGAATGCCCGCACTGTGGCGAACGCGACGAAACGGTTCGCCACAAGGACACGCTGACGTGTCCGTGTGGCTTCGACGGTCACGCGGACCTCACGGCGTCACGGACGTTTCTGCACCGGCAGCTAGACGATTCACAAGTCGGGCTGATGGCACAGCCTGTGCGCCTCAAGTGGAACGACCACGAATGGTCAGAGTCGCCATACTCTTGTTCCAACGAGGTTCGTGCGAACCCGCAAGTTGCCTTCGTGGCCGAGTCGGCTTAA
- the tnpA gene encoding IS200/IS605 family transposase, translating into MKTTRHSVYNLNYHIVWLPKCRRSVLTGTVARHVEEIIQEIAGDKDLEIIDLTVQPDHIHLFVSSPPKHAPSLLANWFKGISSRKYNHRYASSDDQKIKWARGYYAGTAGEVSSETVQDYIQRQEAEA; encoded by the coding sequence ATGAAGACCACACGGCACTCGGTTTACAACCTCAACTACCACATAGTGTGGTTGCCGAAGTGCCGTCGTTCGGTACTCACGGGAACGGTCGCGCGCCACGTCGAAGAGATCATCCAAGAGATAGCAGGTGACAAGGATTTGGAGATTATCGATCTCACCGTTCAGCCCGATCACATCCACCTGTTCGTGAGTAGTCCACCGAAGCACGCGCCCTCGCTCCTCGCCAACTGGTTCAAAGGTATCTCGTCGCGGAAATACAATCACCGCTACGCAAGTTCTGACGACCAGAAAATCAAGTGGGCACGGGGCTACTACGCGGGGACGGCGGGCGAGGTATCCAGCGAAACCGTCCAAGACTACATCCAGCGCCAAGAGGCCGAAGCATGA
- a CDS encoding RNA-guided endonuclease InsQ/TnpB family protein has protein sequence MKRVNTFRVVPRSDADAECLRRVLDASASLWNQLNYERRQNFTDPDIDKSVWDTEDYRKQYVGVLGSATAQQVIRKNDQAWRSFFKLKESGEANGLPGYWGNEDEGRDLRSYIRNDMYRLRWATGNSEQSILEISIGKDLKDEFNIGHRERLRLEVQGEPKWTGEQCQLELFYDERSDQFRAIQPVSDCSRQDTPLADETAALDVGANNIVACSTSTGQQFLYEGRDLFARFRETTERIAEYQALAKADEGRYSTQRIRQLYRKRTARRDHAMDALARDLMERLHDEGVSTVVVGDLTGVLETHWSVEANAKTHNFWAFRAFLNRLAYTAEEYGMEVEARSEAWTSQECPDCGEYDETVRHSDTLTCPCGFDGHADLTASATFLNRHTDREVGSMARPVRFKWDAHTWAESPHSRPNEVRTHQQKTFVGVSAE, from the coding sequence ATGAAGCGGGTCAACACCTTCCGAGTCGTTCCCCGTTCCGACGCGGACGCGGAGTGCCTTCGGCGGGTGTTGGACGCTTCGGCGAGTCTGTGGAACCAGTTGAACTACGAACGTCGCCAGAACTTCACCGACCCGGATATCGACAAGTCGGTGTGGGATACCGAGGACTACCGCAAGCAGTACGTCGGCGTTCTCGGTTCGGCGACGGCTCAACAGGTGATTCGGAAGAACGACCAAGCGTGGCGCTCGTTCTTCAAGCTCAAAGAGAGCGGCGAAGCGAACGGTCTGCCGGGCTACTGGGGCAACGAGGACGAAGGCCGCGACCTCCGGTCGTACATCCGCAACGACATGTACCGGCTTCGATGGGCGACCGGCAACAGCGAACAGTCGATACTCGAAATCTCGATCGGCAAAGACCTGAAAGACGAGTTCAACATCGGACACCGCGAGCGGCTTCGCCTCGAAGTGCAGGGCGAACCGAAGTGGACGGGCGAACAGTGCCAGCTCGAACTGTTCTACGACGAGCGTTCCGACCAATTCAGGGCCATTCAACCTGTCAGCGATTGTTCTCGGCAGGACACACCATTAGCCGACGAGACGGCTGCTCTGGATGTGGGCGCGAACAACATCGTCGCGTGCAGTACGAGCACCGGCCAACAGTTCCTGTACGAAGGCAGGGACTTGTTCGCCCGCTTCCGCGAGACGACGGAACGAATCGCCGAGTATCAGGCACTCGCCAAAGCCGACGAAGGCCGATACAGCACCCAACGGATACGACAACTGTACCGGAAGCGAACGGCGAGACGCGACCACGCGATGGACGCGCTCGCCAGAGACCTCATGGAACGCCTTCACGACGAAGGTGTTTCGACGGTGGTCGTCGGCGACCTAACCGGCGTGCTCGAAACGCACTGGTCGGTCGAAGCGAACGCGAAGACGCACAACTTCTGGGCGTTCCGCGCGTTCCTGAACCGGCTGGCGTACACTGCCGAGGAATACGGCATGGAGGTCGAAGCGCGGTCGGAAGCGTGGACTTCCCAAGAGTGCCCCGACTGTGGCGAATACGACGAGACCGTTCGCCACAGCGATACGCTCACTTGTCCGTGTGGGTTCGACGGCCACGCGGACCTCACGGCGTCGGCGACGTTCCTGAATCGGCACACGGACAGGGAAGTAGGGTCGATGGCACGGCCCGTGCGCTTCAAGTGGGACGCCCATACATGGGCAGAGTCACCACACTCTCGTCCCAACGAAGTTCGCACGCACCAGCAAAAGACCTTCGTCGGCGTGTCTGCCGAATAG
- a CDS encoding ABC transporter substrate-binding protein: MKDNHRQRLAGVSRGSSRRRFLRGAAIGGTGLLAGCLGSASGTKTTLTMGYQPFSAHAWEALVMKHSDIPQKYLPDGYSLEWQSALQGAVIGNRISVGKNQAGWMGDMPALTTIAQTETPASLVGLANWSRGQQCNLLIVPRDSDIEQTSDIVGKSIGVTQGSCTHRYLLRLLQAEGISTDEVEMVDTGISTILANLREGRIAAGVGWEPSIAKSVFQDDLTRYVSTGAEYNVIDAGGLPMTDNLINNHRKAAKAILKAELEATRVLATDHERTLDLVEQEQDLRYFDRATLRWGVYKDPPIGETVKRLEFATDYEQAKEPGRLMKETAPAFLTEQGALEAPPPPDRYKPEILNEAAAELGKSVNWSPRSAGGSNNTSTNGSGGNASAQNASEGNDSGGTR, from the coding sequence ATGAAAGATAACCATCGGCAACGATTGGCTGGAGTATCGAGAGGCAGTTCCCGACGGCGATTCCTTCGTGGGGCGGCCATCGGGGGGACTGGACTGTTGGCGGGCTGTCTCGGATCGGCCAGTGGCACCAAAACGACGCTGACAATGGGTTATCAGCCGTTTTCGGCCCATGCGTGGGAGGCGCTCGTGATGAAACACAGCGATATCCCACAGAAATACCTCCCTGATGGCTACTCGCTCGAATGGCAGTCGGCCTTGCAAGGAGCGGTTATCGGCAATCGCATCAGCGTCGGGAAGAATCAGGCCGGCTGGATGGGTGACATGCCGGCGCTGACGACCATCGCTCAGACCGAGACTCCCGCGAGCCTCGTCGGGCTCGCCAACTGGTCGCGCGGCCAGCAATGTAACCTCCTGATCGTCCCGCGGGATTCGGACATTGAACAAACGTCCGATATTGTGGGCAAGAGTATCGGCGTCACGCAAGGCTCGTGTACCCACCGCTATCTCCTCCGTCTGCTCCAAGCCGAGGGAATCAGTACGGACGAGGTTGAAATGGTCGATACGGGCATCTCGACCATTCTCGCCAACCTCCGTGAGGGCCGCATCGCGGCAGGGGTCGGGTGGGAGCCATCGATAGCGAAGTCGGTCTTTCAGGATGACCTCACGCGATACGTCTCAACCGGTGCGGAGTACAATGTCATCGATGCCGGTGGACTCCCGATGACCGACAATCTCATCAATAACCACCGGAAGGCAGCGAAGGCGATTCTGAAGGCCGAACTCGAAGCGACCCGCGTTCTCGCGACTGACCACGAGCGGACTCTGGATCTGGTCGAACAGGAACAAGACCTCCGATATTTCGACCGGGCGACGCTTCGGTGGGGTGTCTACAAGGACCCACCAATCGGCGAAACAGTCAAGCGCTTAGAGTTCGCGACCGACTACGAGCAGGCCAAGGAGCCGGGGCGGTTGATGAAAGAGACTGCACCGGCGTTCCTCACCGAACAGGGTGCGCTCGAAGCACCGCCGCCACCGGATCGGTACAAACCGGAGATACTCAACGAGGCGGCGGCCGAACTCGGCAAGTCAGTTAACTGGTCACCGCGGTCGGCCGGAGGTTCCAACAACACTTCCACGAACGGCTCGGGCGGGAATGCATCGGCGCAGAATGCTTCCGAGGGGAACGATTCCGGAGGCACACGATGA